In Brassica napus cultivar Da-Ae chromosome C2, Da-Ae, whole genome shotgun sequence, the sequence TTTCCTCTAGCGAATCATCTCGGTGCCTTGTCGCATCTTCGACATTCGACACCCTTAGTCGCAAGGTTACTTTGAGTTGCTTTGAGAATGTTCTTCCCACAATTCCAGGATCTTCTGACTAATTTCTGCCGAACCTCCCTTTCCACCTTGAAGGGTCCCATTCCTActcgaagggtattttggtcttcttgcagatttctcgtcaaccgctctgataccaattgttgggattgcgaaatcccgtgtccaactctatcttatcttattagtacgatattgtccactttgggcctagGAGGCtagcccgcatggatttacttttggtttccttcccaaaaggcctcatactattagagttggacatctctttatatattagacactccttgtctaattatccaatgtgggactttGATGGATCATAGACGAGAAAGGCCAAAGGGTGAAGCTAGCCTGCGTGAACTGGCCCGCTCATCTCCAGCCTGCTGTGGCTGAAGGTCTAAGCAAACAGCCATTAGACTCCATTTCCAAGAAGATTGTCTCGATGGGATTTAACTGCGTTAGGCTCACTTGGCCTCTTGATTTGATGACTAATGACACACTGGCTCTTAAAATCACGGTCAAACAGTCTTTTGAAAGCTTGAAGTTGTTTGATGATGCTCTTGGGATTCAAACTCACAATCCCAAAATCCTTAATCTTCCCATATTCAATGCATTccaggtaacattttaatgctATAGCTAGCATTGGTCTAGCTAGTCAATCCAATAAcaaaaactaaccaaaattgACCAAACGAAAGAAATGTACTTATTTTAATCGATATAAATATGTTTGTGTTGATTTTATTCTGTAACCAGGAAGTTGTATCGAACCTTGGACAAAACGGATTGATGGTGATACTAGACAACCACTTGACATATCCAGGCTGGTGTTGCAGCGACAACGACCTCGACGCTTTCTTCGGCTACCCTAACTTTGATCCCGTCATTTGGGCCAAGGGCTTGGGCAAGATGGCTACTCTTTTCCGCAATGTTACTAATGTCATTGGCATGAGCCTTAGGAACGAGCCACGTGGTACTAGAGATTACCCTGACCTCTGGTTCAGGTACGCATTTCAAATCATTACCAAATAATGTGTATTTCATTTCAAATCATTACCAAATAATGTGTATTTCATTTCAAATATAAACAAGCAATTTCAGTTAAGTACATGCATGCATATTAAACTGTTAACGGTTTACGTGAAGGTTCATGCCAAAAGGAGCAGAAGCAGTGCACGCCGCAAACCCTGAAGTATTAGTCATCCTCTCCGGCATAGACTTTGACACAAACCTCTCTTTCCTCCGTGACCGCTTCTTCAACGTCAGCTTCACCGATAAACTCGTCTTCGAGCAGCATTGGTACAGCTTCTCCCACGAGGGAGGCGCGTGGGTAAAACACAACTCCAACGATATTTGCGCCAAAATCATCGGGGAAGTCAATCATAATGGAGGATTCTTGCTCGACAGAGGCTTTCCTTTGATTTTGAGTGAGTTTGGGACTGACGAGAGAGGCGTTGACGTCAGCGGAAACCGGTATATGAATTGTTTGGTGGCTTGGGCTGCTGAGAAGGATTTGGATTGGGCGGTTTGGGCATTAACCGGAGATTATTATTTGAGAACCGGTACAAAACATATGGTTGAGACTTATGGCGTTTTGGATGCTACTTGGAAAAACGTCAGAAACTCTACTTACTTGCAGAAACTCTCCGGAATTCAACATCCATTTAGAGgtcagattcttttttttttttaataagatataGAACTATACCATAAAATTTAGGATTCAATCTtctaacattatatatatatatatatatatgcaggaCCCGGTTTACAAGAGAAAAAACTTGTTTTGCACCCACATACTGGCTTATGTGTCACCACCAACCACTCAGGCAATGTACCCACACTTCGACTTGAACTATGCACTAAATCCGAGCCATCGACCTTTAATCCCAAGGAAGGCATTCTCTGGATCAGTAAAATGTGCGTTGAAACTCCAGATGTTGCTGGACAAAAGGTGAAGCTTGGAGTTGGCTCTAAGTGCTCTAAGTTGGGACAAATCTCAGCTACTAAGATGCATTTGTCGTTTAAGACAAGTAATGGCTTGTTACTATGTCTTGACGTGGATGAACGTGACAACAGCATTGTCGCAAACCCTTGCAAGTGTTTGACTAAGGATGCTTCGTGTGATCCAGCGAGCCAGTGGTTCAAAGTTCTTtaaattctatatattttattctgaTAAAATGTATTTGTAATAATTTTACGGTCAAACATGTTAatcattaaatttaataaaaaagtcGTGATTGGACAGAAATCATAAGGAAACCAAAGAAATCAAGTTAGCATACTATTACTATATATGATGATGGGAAAAAAATGTCATATCCATCTGTACTACTGCTATTAAACCTAAACTGAAGAAACCGAGCCCCAATATGTTTGTTTACGTGGTAACTTCTTCTCTCCACATGTCAGTCAACTTGGCCACCGAGAGTCACGAGTCATGCTTTTAAGTTAGCATACTATTACTATATATGATAAGGTTTAAATTTAAGAACAGagaaaagatataaaaaaaacagagaaaagaaaaatgataagACTGAGGTTTCAACCAAGCACCGTCGGTGTTTTATCGGCGTCAGTCAACCGCGCCTGGTTAACCAGACGTTACGGTACGAATGAACCGGGATCGACTCGTGGGTTTGGAACGTCGGCGATGGCGGCGAGTCCTTTGGAAATTTGCGTCAAAGCTTCCGTCACTACACCCAACAAGCTTGGTGACTGTTAGCTCTCTCTCCCTCGCTCTTTCTCTTGATATGAACTTTCAACAGTGAATGACAATTCAAAGCGTGCCAGGGTCCTTAAAGTACGGGGTTttgaaagaaaatagaaaatcaggccctctatttattttttaagaaattgtatttaaaaaatatatatatatatatatatattttaccacTGCATAATGAACAATTAAACAGCAAATATAATAGTTGATAGAAAGAAACATAtttgtcaaaagaaaaaaaatggaaaatctaTTTGTCAAAAGAGAagttgtattttattattttgttgtattttaaaatgtttagattttgttatatgtattcgttattattaattgggctagaaaacaaattaattatataaaatatattaatttttatttcatgtgGAGGTCTGCAAAATTGGGGGTCTGAGACCAAGGGTTGCACTGAGTTTGGTCCAGGGCGGCTCTTTTTCGTGTTAACTCAGCTGGTGCTTACTGCTTAGAttgtttctttgtttagaaatctaaaactatattcagaacatatatgaaaatgcaaaaacttgattgcttttttttttgggactgTTTTCATGTCTTGTTTTGAGGGTTGTTTTGACTTCGTGAGTTGTTATATGCATAATGTTGTTGACAGGCCCTTTTTGCCAAAGGGTGTTGCTGACTATGGAGGAGAAGCATGTACCTTATGACATGAAATTGGTGGATTTGATTAACAAGCCAGAGTGGTGAATGCTTAGGATCTCCTTTATGTTTTTGAAGTTCACATGATTCTGGCTGTGGCTTCCTTTTCTCAgtgtgttgtgttattgtttaaTGTTTATAGGTTCTTGAAAATTAGTCCAGATGGTAAAGTCCCTCTGGTAAAGTTTAATGAGAAATGGGTTCTGGATTCGGATGTTATAACACAATCTTTGGAAGAGAAGTACCCTGAGCCTCCTCTAACAACCCCACCAGAAAAGGCTTCAGTGTTAGCattcttcagttttttttcctCGTCTTATAGTGTTGTGtactttttgttttggttaaatAGTGTTGTGTACTTCTTATTATGCAATTAACCTTTTGTAACTCAATCTAATAGAGTTCTTGGTTGAAAAAGTTTTCATGTGGACGTTTATTTATGTCTGCAGTGGGTCGAAGATCTTCTCCACATTTATCGGCTTTCTCAAGAGCAAAGATCAAGGAGATGGCACTGAGCAAGCTTtattgaatgagcttagtaCATTCAACGATTATCTCAAAGAAAATGTAAGCTCTTTCGGTCTTGATCTCTTCCATAACTTAGTCTTTGATTATGTGTTTACATATTTGAATACTTTTGATGGATACGTATATATTTCTTCCTTACTCTTGAAGGGACCTTTCATAAATGGGGAGAAGATTTCAGCAGTGGATTTGTCCTTAGGACCAAAGTTACACCACATGAAGATCGCATTGGGGCATTACAAGGATTGGTCTGTTCCAGATTCactttctttccttaaatcctACATGGAGGTAACTGTCTTTTAGAACAAGCCAATTCCTTACATGACGTTCTCTGTTTCAGTTTAACTAATAACCACATGAAGATGATTTACAGAATGTTTTCTCGAGGGAATCATTCGCGAAAACACAAGCTCAAGCAGAGGATGTAATTGCTGGTTGGAGACCGAAGGTGATGGCCTGATGGGTTGGAAAGTAAGAGATGTAGATGTTGGCCTCTTCTACTAAATGTAAaaacaagtaataaataaaaccttCTTCAAATGTTaccaataaattaatatctctgcTAACTATTACTGTGAGCAAAACTATTTACCGCCAGCACACTAGACCAGAAGAAAAGCAACAATTACAGTGAACAGTGAAAACTTTATTGTTATATGCAAATGAAGATTACCGTCGCCATCTCCTAAATATTACCAATGCATGTTAAGCTCTAATCTCTAAGGTTTTCTCTGAGAATTCCCTTCTGGAATTATGTACTGTACTACTAGTTTGGTACGTCTGGATTTTTCTATAAACAACTTTTCTGGAGCTTTACCATCCAACATGGCCTCCTTGGGTTTACTTCTAACAACTCTTGACCTCTCTATCTTACAATCAATTCTCAGGTGAAATCTTAGCTTGTTTATCAAATATTAACTTCCTGAACATTCTTAGGCTTCATCATAACCAGTTTATTGGCAACACCAGTCCAGAGGACAAACCATCCAATCAGGCATAGAGTTTAAAAGAGTacattttgttttagttttttcataGTTTGTTAGtgtttatatgtaaatatagtttataattgttttaatagtataacatTTGTAAGAATTTTTATCATTGTTTATAGAACTTttactaataaatatattgaataagtgtattgctaaatataataatttaaaaatgtgaaaattgttgcaaacaaattatttattaaaattatattgagTACATAGAAATATTTAGATAAAACTGATTAATATTActatataattaatttgataattatGTTTACCAATCActaataaaatttagttattttaaaagttttaatgtgatttatacttttttatatatatactacgaTATTAGATGAAACATACAAAAACATGTTGATATTAGATGAATCAATTTCTTGTTTGAAACATACGGTGTACATACCTAATTTGGGAGAGTCGGATTGTGGCTTACaactaataatttaatatatgggCCCTTATTGTACATATGCAGCAATATTAATAAACGATCATATATTTGAGAAAAGCATGATTTGTAACATGCTTTGATCTCAATTCAACATGACTTTAATTATCCCATACACAATAATATAGTTGTAGTATTATGTTAAAAGTTTTTGGGTAATATGCTAACCAGTACTACGTTAAATTTGTTATTACCTTTTTTGGTGATAAGTATCTAAATCGGCTAATTGTTCTCGGATAACACCCGCCCCAGTAGAAATTTCTCGATTTTGAAATAACTGATAACAGAACACAGATCAATTAAGATTTGCAGTATCAAAAGATGtggttattttgttttctttttatacaaTAATACAAATAGAGACACCTAATTTTACTGTTATGTGCAACATAAGTCTTTTAGGTCTCGTAAAGTAATTGAAAATTCTCTAGAAATTTACAGCTCAGAGTCTGTTAATATCATGATCCGTCAATTgctgtttctttttcttatagttACTGCTGTTGTTTTATCTTGATTGTTTTCTTTtggttggaaaaaaaaaactctaactATAACACGTATAATCAGCCAACAACCAGAAACCAATTAAACCAACTTCTTTGCTATATAAATTGcgaatcaaattcaaaataatcaaaataaaaaccaaagaaacacacaaaaacaaaatggCTAGATCTTTCTATTtgtgtatcttcttattatTCATTACTTGGATTCCAATTATATCAACAAGCTTTCCGCTCTCAACAAACACTCGATGGATCGTGGACGAGAAAGGCCAAAGGGTGAAGCTAGCCTGCGTGAACTGGCCCGCTCATCTCCAGCCCGCTGTGGCTGAAGGGCTAAGCAAACAACCATTAGACTCCATCTCCAAGAAGATTGTCTCAATGGGATTTAACTGT encodes:
- the LOC106357292 gene encoding glutathione S-transferase DHAR3, chloroplastic isoform X2; protein product: MIRLRFQPSTVGVLSASVNRAWLTRRYGTNEPGSTRGFGTSAMAASPLEICVKASVTTPNKLGPFCQRVLLTMEEKHVPYDMKLVDLINKPEWFLKISPDGKVPLVKFNEKWVLDSDVITQSLEEKYPEPPLTTPPEKASVGSKIFSTFIGFLKSKDQGDGTEQALLNELSTFNDYLKENGPFINGEKISAVDLSLGPKLHHMKIALGHYKDWSVPDSLSFLKSYMENVFSRESFAKTQAQAEDVIAGWRPKVMA
- the LOC106357292 gene encoding glutathione S-transferase DHAR3, chloroplastic isoform X1, with the translated sequence MIRLRFQPSTVGVLSASVNRAWLTRRYGTNEPGSTRGFGTSAMAASPLEICVKASVTTPNKLGDCPFCQRVLLTMEEKHVPYDMKLVDLINKPEWFLKISPDGKVPLVKFNEKWVLDSDVITQSLEEKYPEPPLTTPPEKASVGSKIFSTFIGFLKSKDQGDGTEQALLNELSTFNDYLKENGPFINGEKISAVDLSLGPKLHHMKIALGHYKDWSVPDSLSFLKSYMENVFSRESFAKTQAQAEDVIAGWRPKVMA
- the LOC106357292 gene encoding glutathione S-transferase DHAR3, chloroplastic isoform X3 produces the protein MIRLRFQPSTVGVLSASVNRAWLTRRYGTNEPGSTRGFGTSAMAASPLEICVKASVTTPNKLGDCPFCQRVLLTMEEKHVPYDMKLVDLINKPEWFLKISPDGKVPLVKFNEKWVLDSDVITQSLEEKYPEPPLTTPPEKASVGSKIFSTFIGFLKSKDQGDGTEQALLNELSTFNDYLKENGPFINGEKISAVDLSLGPKLHHMKIALGHYKDWSVPDSLSFLKSYMEMIYRMFSRGNHSRKHKLKQRM
- the LOC106357293 gene encoding glycosyl hydrolase 5 family protein-like; the protein is MARSIYLCTFLLFITWIPILSTSFPLSTKTRWIIDEKGQRVKLACVNWPAHLQPAVAEGLSKQPLDSISKKIVSMGFNCVRLTWPLDLMTNDTLALKITVKQSFESLKLFDDALGIQTHNPKILNLPIFNAFQEVVSNLGQNGLMVILDNHLTYPGWCCSDNDLDAFFGYPNFDPVIWAKGLGKMATLFRNVTNVIGMSLRNEPRGTRDYPDLWFRFMPKGAEAVHAANPEVLVILSGIDFDTNLSFLRDRFFNVSFTDKLVFEQHWYSFSHEGGAWVKHNSNDICAKIIGEVNHNGGFLLDRGFPLILSEFGTDERGVDVSGNRYMNCLVAWAAEKDLDWAVWALTGDYYLRTGTKHMVETYGVLDATWKNVRNSTYLQKLSGIQHPFRGPGLQEKKLVLHPHTGLCVTTNHSGNVPTLRLELCTKSEPSTFNPKEGILWISKMCVETPDVAGQKVKLGVGSKCSKLGQISATKMHLSFKTSNGLLLCLDVDERDNSIVANPCKCLTKDASCDPASQWFKVL